From Vitis vinifera cultivar Pinot Noir 40024 chromosome 14, ASM3070453v1, a single genomic window includes:
- the LOC104881687 gene encoding LOB domain-containing protein 27: protein MKESRSPTPTTSIVFFLKFTALSSLLLSICVVPVRMTVKGGTSQACAACKYQRRKCSDQCPLAPYFPASNPKLFQNAHRLFGVSNMMKILKKVNDDQKHDAMQSIIYESNMRQRFPVHGCCGIIRQLYQQVQQTMDELCHVNARLHMIREQQFHCQNNNNNLPLPPTPSQHLQQPMIGSNIIPVYPYQFDQQHHHPPPPPVLRTPVAHVGPSNQLLTKENKGSHVEINKKTERLLWGQPDFDNINVWKNQ from the exons ATGAAGGAATCTCGATCTCCAACTCCGACCACCTCCATCGTCTTCTTCCTCAAGTTTACTGCACTGTCCTCTCTGCTGCTCTCCATATGCGTAGTTCCTGTACGTATGACTGTCAAAGGAGGCACAAGCCAGGCATGCGCCGCTTGCAAATACCAAAGAAGAAAGTGCTCGGATCAGTGTCCACTTGCTCCATATTTCCCGGCTAGCAATCCAAAATTGTTTCAAAACGCACATCGGTTATTCGGAGTCAGCAATATGatgaaaatactaaagaaagtGAATGACGATCAAAAGCACGACGCGATGCAGTCTATTATATACGAGTCCAACATGCGGCAACGGTTCCCTGTTCATGGGTGTTGTGGAATAATACGCCAACTTTATCAGCAAGTGCAGCAGACAATGGATGAACTGTGTCATGTAAATGCGAGGCTTCACATGATCAGAGAACAGCAGTTTCACTgtcaaaataataacaataatctCCCTCTCCCTCCAACACCTTCACAGCATTTGCAGCAGCCGATGATTGGGAGTAATATTATTCCAGTGTATCCATATCAGTTTGATCAGCAGCATCatcatcctcctcctcctccagtTCTAAGAACGCCTGTTGCGCATGTTGGGCCTTCTAACCAGTTGTTGACAAAGGAAAACAAAGGGAGTCATGTAGAAATCAACAAGAAGACAGAAAGATTATTATGGGGTCAGCCAGATTTTGATAATATTAATG TTTGGAAGAATCAATGA